DNA sequence from the Candidatus Schekmanbacteria bacterium genome:
GAAACAAATAAATTTTCTCTTCTTCTTGGAATTTTGAAAAAAGACAAGATGGAATCCTCCATAGAAAAAGCTGTCCAACTGGGTGTTTCTGAAATTATTCCTCTAAAATGCGAACGCACACAGGTAAAAATAAATAATGGGAAAGAAGAAGAAAAAAAAAAGAGATGGGAAAAGATTGCAATCGAAGCATGTGCACTATCACGCCGCGTTTATGTGCCCAAAATATTCCATCCCTTACCTGTTAATGAAGCCCTACCAAAAATTGCAGACGCCAATAGAAAAATTCTTCTATGGGAAAGAGAACAAAAAAGAATGAAAGATATTCTTCATAATAAGATAGGCAAAAAGAACCAAAAAATTGTCATAGCAATAGGCCCGGAAGGAGGCTTTACTGAATCGGAAGCAAAAAGTTTTATGAGCAGTGGTTTTATTTCTGCATCATTGGGGGATCACATTTTAAGCGCTGATACAGCAGTTATCTATGCACTTAGCATTCTCAAATATCTCACCGAATAACAATTCATCAAGTATTAATTCCTATGTCAATGTCATTTAGGCAATCATCTCAAATTTAAATAGAAAGAAACAATGTCATTGCCAAATAGAATAAATATTAAAGCACCAAATGACAAAAATATGCCGTAAGGTATTGGATATTTTCTATCTTTTCCTAAAAAGAGAATTATAACCAAACCGAAGATACTTCCCAACAGCGAGCCCGAAAAGAGTGTTACAATTACGCCTTTAATACCTGTAAATGAACCAATCATTGCAAGAAGTTTTATATCTCCGCCTCCCATACCTTCAATTCCTGTTATCTTCTCATATATCCAACCTATTGAATAAAGCACTCCTCCACC
Encoded proteins:
- a CDS encoding 16S rRNA (uracil(1498)-N(3))-methyltransferase; its protein translation is MTIPRIYIEKDKIEDNLIIADKDAFHKISHVLRSKKGDKLIFFDGSGTEYETIAESFSKNLCTCKIITKKTHSYNETNKFSLLLGILKKDKMESSIEKAVQLGVSEIIPLKCERTQVKINNGKEEEKKKRWEKIAIEACALSRRVYVPKIFHPLPVNEALPKIADANRKILLWEREQKRMKDILHNKIGKKNQKIVIAIGPEGGFTESEAKSFMSSGFISASLGDHILSADTAVIYALSILKYLTE
- a CDS encoding prepilin peptidase, with translation GGGVLYSIGWIYEKITGIEGMGGGDIKLLAMIGSFTGIKGVIVTLFSGSLLGSIFGLVIILFLGKDRKYPIPYGIFLSFGALIFILFGNDIVSFYLNLR